In Nitrospirota bacterium, the genomic stretch CTTTGTTGCCTGTCTGCTGCTCATTGTTGCGGATAAAGGGCTTTATGCCTATGGAGATCTTTTTAATGTAACTGACATCATTGGCAACGCCAAGCTTTACCCTCTGTATCAGCCGCTGACCATAAGGAGATTTGCCTCAAAAGTCCTTCATATCCAGGTGAACAGGGAGGCCGGGTTCAAGTTTTCACCCTCGGATTCAACTCTGAATTATCCCCGGAAGCCGCCGGTATTTGACCCTGGAACCGGTCGCAATTACAACATTGTTGTTGTCGTTCTCGACGGTCTCCGCTTTGACATGCTTGATGAGGAGGTCATGCCGAACCTCTCGGCCTTTGCAAAGGAAAGCATCGTTTATGCCGACAACTACAGCGGAGGCAACGGCACGAGGTTTGGCATATTTTCGCTTCTGTACGGGGTACACGGGTCATACTGGCATACCTTTCTTGCCCAGCGCAGATCCCCGGTCCTGCTGGATACCCTTCAGGAGAAGGGATATGATTTTACTATCCTGTCGAGCACCCGGCTGACATTCCCTGAATTCAGAAAGACTGCCTTCATAAAGATTCCCGACAGCATAAAGGATACCTATAATGCTGATACCATACCGAAACGGGACGAGCTGTTGACCAGGGATTTTGAGGACTATCTCGGAAACAGGAGTCCTCAGCAGCCGTTTTTTGCCTTCCTCTACTACAATTCCTCCCATGAGCCGTTTGCCTTTCCGGATGAATTTACAAAGTTCAGGCCGGTGCTCAAAGGTGAGATCAATTATTTCAGGGACGTTGAGAAGTCAAAAGTCCCGCTGCTGAAGAATATGTATAAAAATGCCGTCTTCTATGAGGACCACCTGCTTGGTAAGGTCATCAGGTCTTTGAAGGAGAGGCGTCTGCTGGACAATACGATCGTCGTAATAACCGGCGATCATGGAGAGGAGTTCTTCGAAAACGGCTTTTGGGGCCATACGTCGTCTTTTGATGACTACCAGCTGAAGACTGCCTTTGTGATGCATTACCCCGGCATCAGCCACCGGGTCGTCCGGAGGATCAGTTCGCATCATGACCTCGTGCCGACCCTGATGGAGTCCCTTGGATGTGTCTCCCCTCCCGGCGAATACTCCCAGGGGATTTCCCTGCTGAGAGAAGAACCCCACTCCTATATAACGGCAGCCAATTGGGATACAGCTGTCATGATCGACCACGAACTGAAGATTGTCTACTCTACCGAGATGTATAACATGGGCTCCTTTACCGTGCATAAAAAAGAAGACTATGCTGTTATCAGTGCCCCCGGTCAGCTGCTGAAGCAAAAAAATGCCCAGCTTCGAGATGTCCTGGTAAGGATGTCAGAATTCTACAAGAAAATGTAGACAGCAGGCCCTATGGCCGGGATTGTCCCGGTATTTCGACTGCTCATCAGGTCATCCTGAGCAGCAGGTCTGCAAGTTGCCTGCCGATAGCCTCGACAGAATAATACGCTTCTGTTTTTTTTCTGGCATTCTCCCCAAATTCTATCCTCTGTTTTTCGCTCTG encodes the following:
- a CDS encoding sulfatase-like hydrolase/transferase — translated: MKKHFIPPLFFTSLFPVVAANTILSMCISYPLFAFGAKYGTLFGLMVSLVSFAGHYLLLNLAAGMIILLFTGFLPRRAMIVLRIVLFSLLQILLLVDTKLYEIFRYHINSLVLNIVTTEGVRDSVILGMGTIALLSFWSAVIFSLEFVINAYLASVYRTFVPARLSHTIRISRAVFVACLLLIVADKGLYAYGDLFNVTDIIGNAKLYPLYQPLTIRRFASKVLHIQVNREAGFKFSPSDSTLNYPRKPPVFDPGTGRNYNIVVVVLDGLRFDMLDEEVMPNLSAFAKESIVYADNYSGGNGTRFGIFSLLYGVHGSYWHTFLAQRRSPVLLDTLQEKGYDFTILSSTRLTFPEFRKTAFIKIPDSIKDTYNADTIPKRDELLTRDFEDYLGNRSPQQPFFAFLYYNSSHEPFAFPDEFTKFRPVLKGEINYFRDVEKSKVPLLKNMYKNAVFYEDHLLGKVIRSLKERRLLDNTIVVITGDHGEEFFENGFWGHTSSFDDYQLKTAFVMHYPGISHRVVRRISSHHDLVPTLMESLGCVSPPGEYSQGISLLREEPHSYITAANWDTAVMIDHELKIVYSTEMYNMGSFTVHKKEDYAVISAPGQLLKQKNAQLRDVLVRMSEFYKKM